From a single Solenopsis invicta isolate M01_SB chromosome 4, UNIL_Sinv_3.0, whole genome shotgun sequence genomic region:
- the LOC105196330 gene encoding ribonuclease H2 subunit B, whose protein sequence is MPRAKGSPQKLVKVASCHPSTSTWVFLMKEDNPNGKSGGQSEIVKLRHPASDKPAVFVFGAGNLTVQEVLIFDEKKRSWFIDDNVKSDGKLHLSTPIDPIFLALPYLRKSQLAQPLEQCLWDEDFPETSRLARCENLNLSLVADRKGDESLQAFKFNEEKSLNWLQKKVEKVAHILKEKGVHVSQGAISATYVKSTKCETGTEAEYLKYAHGIVSEYLAEDLSKKLAQHLNISDEVESKKRKLTSPRNESDEKKLKKDSFEESSMSKAKKQTKDLSKSEKKSAAPGKKELAKQKAAAGCKNITSFFQKK, encoded by the exons ATGCCGCGCGCCAAAGGCTCGCCGCAGAAGCTGGTCAAGGTGGCGAGCTGTCACCCGTCAACAAGCACGTGGGTGTTCCTGATGAAGG AAGACAATCCGAATGGCAAAAGTGGAGGTCAGTCAGAGATCGTGAAGCTTAGACATCCGGCCTCCGATAAGCCAGCTGTATTCGTATTCGGTGCTGGAAATCTCACGGTGCAGGAGGTTTTAATCTTTGACGAAAAGAAGAGATCCTGGTTCATCGATGATAATGTCAAATCTGATGGCAAGTTACACTTGTCGACACCAATCGATCCTATCTTTTTGGCTTTACCTTACTTAAGGAAG TCACAGTTAGCACAACCTTTGGAACAATGTCTCTGGGATGAAGATTTTCCAGAGACGTCTCGCCTGGCGCGGTGTGAAAACTTGAACCTATCATTAGTTGCTGATCGTAAGGGAGACGAATCGTTACAAGCTTTTAAGTTTAATGAGGAGAAATCGTTAAATTGGTTGCAAAAGAAGGTGGAAAAGGTAGCAcacatattaaaagaaaaaggagtTCATGTATCTCAAGGTGCTATAAGTGCTACTTATGTTAAGAGTACTAAATGTGAAACTGGTACAGAAGCAG aatatttaaaatatgcgcATGGTATTGTGTCAGAATACCTTGCTGAAGATCTCTCAAAGAAGCTGGCgcaacatttaaatatatctgaTGAAGTCGAGAGTAAAAAACGCAAGCTGACCAGTCCTCGAAATGAATCAGATGAAAAGAAGCTTAAGAAAGACTCCTTTGAAGAAAGTTCAATGTCGAAGGCAAAGAAGCAAACAAAAGATTTAAGTAAATCCGAAAAG aaAAGTGCTGCCCCTGGTAAAAAAGAATTGGCTAAACAGAAAGCAGCAGCAGGATGTAAAAACATCACTAgcttttttcagaaaaaataa
- the LOC105196331 gene encoding protein KRTCAP2 homolog, which produces MAVSSGVSLVLSSILVVLLFSGMQMYKIWLSSSQLGTILGGLFGSLLFMCTLTAVGNLESILFGKSFQQKLLPEVLSSLTLSLIASALIHRVSTTTCLIFSLIALYYMNRISQETYGVSIQATVMQSKKRK; this is translated from the exons atgg CTGTTAGCAGTGGAGTGTCACTCGTGCTGTCGTCAATATTGGTTGTGTTACTGTTTTCTGGCATGCAGATGTACAAAATCTGGCTCAGCTCATCACAATTGGGAACGATTCTGGGAGGACTGTTCGGATCTTTGTTGTTCATGTGTACACTGACCGCGGTGGGAAATCTTGAAAGTATCTTATTCGGAAAGTCTTTCCAACAGAAATTACTCCCAGAAG ttcTGTCCTCATTGACTTTAAGTCTAATTGCTTCTGCTCTAATCCATCGGGTATCTACTAcaacatgtttaatattttctttgattgCATTGTATTATATGAATAGAATTTCTCAAGAAACTTATGGTGTATCTATACAAGCCACAGTAATGCAATCCAAGAAACGTAAGTGA